In one Pseudomonas purpurea genomic region, the following are encoded:
- a CDS encoding DUF4823 domain-containing protein, with protein sequence MRSLVLLLAFLALGGCMNVSDMGEGVRYHMSDAGLLDHSDSRRVNNLRIQPDSFIYIAQGAFAPPGSAYPRPNVVAEEAFKGFIEYFPMVRRARAPAGLDEAMGEARAAGAHYLLYARFAKADDRIGNSDEWLDQEAVDRLGIDSGVIQIMLIETSTQYLIDTARIKSRGGLLTFHDNKPEDLLGPPLEEYARSLLGLSDQ encoded by the coding sequence ATGCGTAGCCTGGTTTTGCTGCTGGCCTTTTTGGCGCTTGGTGGCTGCATGAATGTCAGCGATATGGGCGAGGGCGTTCGTTATCACATGAGCGACGCGGGTCTGCTCGATCACAGCGACAGCCGTCGCGTAAACAACCTGCGCATTCAGCCAGACTCGTTCATCTACATCGCCCAGGGTGCGTTTGCGCCGCCGGGCAGTGCCTACCCACGGCCGAACGTGGTGGCCGAAGAAGCCTTCAAAGGTTTTATCGAATACTTCCCGATGGTCCGCCGTGCCCGTGCGCCGGCAGGCCTGGACGAGGCGATGGGCGAGGCGCGTGCCGCGGGTGCGCACTACCTGCTTTACGCCCGTTTCGCCAAGGCTGACGACCGTATCGGCAACTCGGACGAGTGGCTCGATCAGGAAGCCGTGGATCGCCTGGGGATAGACAGCGGCGTGATTCAGATCATGCTGATCGAGACCAGCACCCAGTATTTGATTGATACTGCACGGATCAAAAGTCGTGGCGGTTTACTGACGTTCCACGACAACAAGCCTGAAGACCTGCTAGGCCCGCCGCTTGAAGAATACGCGCGCAGCCTGCTGGGCCTCAGCGACCAGTAA
- a CDS encoding DUF1285 domain-containing protein encodes MSDPGKANDLLGQIPASKGLPPVHLWNPDFCGDIDMRIARDGTWYYLGTPIGRKPMVKLFSTIIRRDGDEYFLITPVEKVRIRVDDAPFVAVALEVEGEGEAQLLRFTTNVDEQAEAGAEHLLRVVIDPVTQEPAPYVHVRTNLEALIHRNVFYQLVELAVSREIDGQRWLGVWSGGEFFPIGLEP; translated from the coding sequence ATGAGTGATCCAGGCAAAGCCAACGATCTGTTGGGACAAATCCCCGCGTCCAAAGGCTTGCCGCCGGTCCACCTCTGGAACCCTGATTTCTGTGGCGATATCGACATGCGAATCGCCCGTGACGGCACCTGGTATTACCTTGGGACGCCGATCGGTCGCAAACCGATGGTCAAGCTGTTCTCCACCATCATCCGCCGCGACGGCGATGAGTATTTCCTGATTACCCCGGTCGAAAAGGTCCGCATTCGGGTCGACGACGCGCCGTTCGTGGCGGTGGCGCTTGAGGTCGAAGGCGAGGGCGAAGCTCAGTTACTGCGCTTCACCACCAACGTCGATGAGCAGGCCGAGGCAGGTGCCGAGCACCTGTTGCGTGTGGTGATCGACCCTGTGACGCAGGAACCTGCACCTTATGTGCATGTACGAACCAACCTTGAAGCATTGATCCACCGCAACGTGTTCTATCAGTTGGTGGAACTGGCCGTCAGCCGCGAAATCGACGGCCAGCGCTGGCTGGGCGTGTGGAGCGGCGGCGAGTTCTTCCCCATCGGGCTTGAGCCTTAG
- a CDS encoding triacylglycerol lipase, producing MNMDASTQYPIVLVHGLFGFDKIAGYPYFFEIKAALERAGARVFAVNIPAVNGNEERGEKLLEHVNRILRETGAAKVNLIGHSQGPLAARYVAALHPEKVASVTSVSCPNHGSEIADQLQKALTPGELPEAFVLALVSAVGTFISLISGHPENPVDPQAAFESLTSAGLAAFNRKYPQGVPKHWGGEGNEVENGVYYYSWSGIVQNFQSLQPLDPTHMNCIVLSKLFYKEKDANDGLVGQYSSHLGKVIRSDYPMDHFDAVNQMAGITSWNVNPVGLYLEHAARLKSKGL from the coding sequence ATGAACATGGATGCGTCTACGCAATACCCGATTGTCTTGGTTCACGGTCTTTTCGGCTTCGATAAAATCGCCGGTTATCCCTACTTCTTCGAAATCAAGGCAGCCCTGGAGCGTGCCGGTGCCCGGGTGTTTGCCGTCAACATTCCAGCCGTCAACGGTAATGAGGAGCGCGGTGAAAAACTGCTTGAACACGTCAACCGCATTTTGCGTGAAACGGGAGCCGCCAAGGTCAATCTGATCGGCCATAGCCAAGGCCCGCTGGCAGCACGCTACGTAGCGGCGCTGCATCCGGAAAAGGTCGCGTCGGTCACCTCGGTCAGTTGCCCCAATCATGGTTCCGAGATTGCTGACCAATTGCAAAAGGCACTGACACCCGGAGAGTTGCCCGAAGCGTTCGTACTGGCCCTGGTGAGCGCAGTCGGGACGTTCATTTCGTTGATCAGCGGCCATCCGGAAAACCCGGTTGACCCGCAAGCGGCGTTCGAATCGCTGACCAGCGCAGGCCTGGCTGCCTTCAACCGCAAGTACCCGCAAGGGGTGCCGAAACACTGGGGCGGTGAAGGCAACGAAGTCGAGAACGGCGTGTATTACTACTCCTGGAGCGGGATCGTGCAGAACTTTCAAAGCCTGCAACCACTCGATCCGACCCATATGAATTGCATCGTACTGTCGAAGTTGTTTTATAAAGAGAAAGACGCCAACGACGGACTGGTCGGCCAATACAGCTCGCACCTGGGAAAAGTAATTCGCTCAGACTATCCCATGGACCATTTCGACGCAGTCAACCAAATGGCCGGGATCACCAGTTGGAACGTGAACCCTGTCGGGCTCTATCTTGAACATGCCGCCCGACTCAAGAGCAAGGGCTTGTAA
- a CDS encoding GNAT family N-acetyltransferase has protein sequence MSLEIRPAQPSDAPQILGFITELADYERARHEVIASVADIQRSLFSEGATAHGLICLRDGVAIGFAVFFFSYSTWLGSNCLYLEDLYITPEQRGGGAGKQLLRHLAKIACANDCGRFEWSVLDWNTAAIEFYKSLGAQPQEEWVRYRMDGEVLREFAEGK, from the coding sequence GTGTCCCTCGAAATTCGCCCCGCACAACCCAGCGACGCGCCGCAGATCCTCGGCTTCATCACCGAACTCGCCGACTACGAGCGCGCGCGGCATGAAGTCATCGCCAGCGTCGCCGATATTCAGCGCAGCCTGTTCAGCGAAGGTGCCACGGCCCATGGTCTGATCTGCCTGCGTGATGGCGTGGCAATCGGTTTTGCGGTGTTCTTTTTCAGCTATTCGACATGGCTGGGCAGCAACTGCCTGTACCTCGAAGACCTTTACATCACGCCCGAACAACGGGGCGGCGGCGCCGGCAAACAGCTGCTGCGGCATCTGGCGAAAATCGCCTGCGCCAATGACTGCGGCCGGTTCGAATGGAGTGTGCTGGACTGGAATACGGCGGCTATCGAGTTCTACAAATCCCTGGGTGCACAGCCACAGGAGGAGTGGGTGCGCTATCGCATGGACGGCGAGGTGCTGCGCGAGTTTGCCGAAGGGAAATGA
- a CDS encoding PAAR domain-containing protein yields MSGKPAARVTDPTACPLPGHGNNPIASGSPDVFFDGLAAARKSDPSACGSPITGGVSGTVFINGLNAATLDSTGGHGNVVVGGSGTVIIGQSGGGAPVGALLPMPVHFTDKMRVVDETSGEPIANLAYTIQRGDGTLERGVTDASGFTHAVNSHVAETIKLYAE; encoded by the coding sequence TTGAGTGGAAAACCCGCTGCGCGCGTAACCGACCCTACCGCGTGCCCGTTGCCGGGCCATGGCAACAACCCGATTGCCTCCGGCTCGCCCGACGTGTTTTTTGACGGCCTGGCCGCTGCCCGCAAATCCGACCCTAGCGCTTGCGGCAGCCCGATCACTGGCGGCGTCTCCGGTACGGTGTTCATCAACGGCCTCAACGCCGCCACGCTCGACAGCACCGGTGGCCACGGCAATGTCGTGGTGGGCGGTTCGGGCACGGTGATCATCGGTCAAAGTGGCGGTGGCGCTCCGGTCGGTGCGTTGTTGCCGATGCCGGTGCACTTCACGGACAAGATGCGGGTGGTTGATGAAACCAGCGGCGAGCCGATTGCGAACCTGGCTTACACCATTCAACGAGGCGATGGAACGCTGGAGCGAGGGGTAACTGACGCCTCGGGTTTTACTCATGCGGTTAACTCGCATGTCGCTGAAACGATCAAGTTGTATGCGGAGTAG
- a CDS encoding alpha/beta hydrolase, translating to MGGQAALDQPCTGRLLGSHGLTCTEDTTPKPVTMEREVVVFFIGGAGDKESYYGDGPSGHTYEAQRALERKVAGKHKGKFKAVYLGYNEVKGDSDIENYVYSEIDHKSVHVYIVGHSLGGWNGAHLSSLLSDKGYLVKMLVTLDPVGEGFFVALISDIYWSEPEPKAEYWINVLADPINRDRTDTVAWLGEKWIVESGPNIKGVVRVNHWAAEPLYNTYLEGGKSACDISYESIISYLGIKE from the coding sequence ATGGGTGGGCAAGCAGCATTGGATCAACCTTGCACTGGCAGATTGTTGGGTTCCCACGGTTTGACATGCACGGAAGACACGACGCCTAAACCGGTAACCATGGAGAGGGAGGTCGTTGTATTTTTCATTGGTGGGGCGGGTGACAAGGAGAGCTACTATGGCGATGGCCCAAGTGGCCATACCTATGAAGCACAGAGGGCCCTGGAAAGAAAAGTGGCGGGTAAACACAAAGGCAAGTTCAAGGCTGTTTACTTGGGCTACAACGAAGTCAAGGGTGATTCGGATATAGAGAACTATGTCTATTCCGAGATTGATCATAAATCAGTACATGTTTATATCGTTGGGCATAGTCTGGGTGGCTGGAACGGCGCACACCTTTCTTCCCTCTTAAGTGATAAAGGCTACTTGGTGAAGATGCTGGTGACATTGGACCCTGTGGGTGAGGGTTTTTTTGTTGCGCTCATCTCCGATATCTATTGGAGCGAACCGGAGCCCAAGGCGGAATACTGGATCAATGTGTTGGCGGATCCGATCAACCGTGACCGTACAGATACGGTGGCCTGGCTGGGTGAGAAATGGATTGTGGAATCCGGCCCGAATATAAAAGGTGTCGTCAGAGTCAATCATTGGGCCGCCGAGCCTCTCTATAACACGTACCTGGAAGGCGGGAAGTCTGCCTGCGACATTTCATATGAATCGATCATCAGCTATCTGGGAATCAAAGAGTGA